Within Micavibrio sp. TMED2, the genomic segment AACTGGCCTTCGTTCACCGTTGGATCAAGGCTGCAGTTTAAGCGCACGCAACGCAAACCCATCCGATGCGTTGATTGGTCATGCGTATATTACTTGTTCTTTGTCTGATTATCGTCTCTGCCGCCGGGACGTTCTGGTACATGGCGGAAAACGGCATGATCCGGAATGCCAATATCCCATGGAAGCCGATTGACCTGCGCGCTGAACCCGGGCTGTTCACCGGGTCCAAACTGTCGATGCTCAAGGGCGATTTTGACGGGTGTCAGGCGGCATTGGCGCGCTCCGAGATCGATTATGTTGCCATTGGTGATCGGGAGGCTGGCCAATGCAGCCTCACCGAACAGGTGTCTCTGAACCAGAGCCTGTATCCCTATTCAGCACCAGTGCGCGGTACCTGTCCCATGGTTGCGGCGCTGATGATCTGGGAGAATGCGGTGGTCAAGCCCGCTGCCGAACGTCATTTCGGCCAGCCGGTCGCCCGCATTCAGCATTACGGCATCTTTGCCTGTCGCAACATTGCGGGGTCGTCACGGCGCAGTCAGCACGCAACCGCCAATGCCATTGACATTGCCGGGCTGACGCTAGAGGACGGCACACAAATCTCGGTGCTGAATGATTGGGATGATGAGGGCGCGAAAGGCGCGTTTCTGCGCGATCTTCGCGACGGCGCCTGCGACCTGTTCCGCAGCGTCCTCGGCCCGGACTATAACGCCGCCCATGCCGACCACTTCCACCTCGACATGGGGCCCTATGGCATCTGCCGGTAAGGCCGTCACGTCGTTCGCAGGTACCAGTCGTAATCGATTGGTGGCACGGCGCTGATGTAGCGGGCTATTTCGTTGCGTTTGATGGCGAGGAAGGTCTTCACGAAACGCTCACCGAAATAGGTGCGGATGAACTCGCTCTCATGGAAGGTGTCGAGCGCATTGGCCCAGTTCGGCGGGCGGTTGCTGTCGAGGCGCTCATAGGCATTGCCGCTGATCGGGGTTGGCGGCTCGATGTCATGGGTCATGCCGTGATGGATACCGGCGAGGACGGCGGCCAGCACCAGATAGGGGTTGGCATCGGCCCCGGCGACCCGGTGTTCGACCCGGCGCGCGCCGAGCGGTACCCGCATCGCCACGGTCCGGTTGTTATAGCCCCAATGGGGTGCCATCGGCGCGTAGGAGCCGGGGATAAAGCGGCGATAGGAATTGCCATGGGGGGCGAAGATCGCCATGGCGTCTTCCATGGTGGCGCAGAGACCGCCGACCGCGTTCAGGAATTCCGGCGTCCGGTGTTCGCTGTCGATATCGTCGAAGATATTATTGCCGTCTGCGTCCTCGACACTGCAATGGATATGCATGCCGTTGCCGGACAGGTCGGGTGAAATCTTGGCCATGAAGGTGGCTTCAAACCCGTGGGCCTCGGCCACGCCTTTGACCAGACGTTTGAACAGGATTGCCTGATCTGCCGCTTTCAGCGGGTCTTTCACATGGTTGAAATTGATCTCGAACTGGCCGGGGCCGTATTCGGCAATCGCCGTGGTGGCCGGAATATCCTGCAGCCGGGCGGCGGCATAGATATCGTCGATCACCGGCTCGAACTGGCCAAGGTCATCAAGGGAATAGCATTGGGTCGTGCTCAACCGGTCGCCACTCATCGGCGCAACAGGGCCGAGCGGATCGCCGGTCATCCGCCAGTTCGGATCAAGCAGGAAGAACTCCAGTTCAATCGCCACAACCGGGTAATGGCCGTTCTCGTTAAACCGGTCGACAATCCGGGCGAGGGTATTGCGCGGCTCGACCTCCATCGGGCTGTCATCCTTGTCGCGCATGGTGATCATCACCTGTGCCGTTGGCTTGGACGCCCATGGCACGAGGCTGATGGTGTGCGGCAGACCATTGCAGATGCGGTCGGCATCGCCATCGCGCCAGACCAGACCGGTTCCCTTCACATTTTCACCGGTAACATCGAGCGCATACATCGAGCCGGGCAGGGAAAACACGTCCTTGGCCAGTTTCGGCAGGTCGGCAACCGGCATTTTCTTGCCACGCATCACACCGTTCATATCCGGCATCAGCACATCGACAAGGCCATCATTCTCGACCAGCTCCGGGTGCTCGTTCAGGAAGTCGATATAGGGGTTTTCTGCGGTTTTATCGGTCATGAGCATGATATGTGCGATCGACTTTCTTGGCTGCCATGGCTCATCGCTCCGGGCGTGATCTGTGGCAAAGCGTGGTTGGTGCGGTTTGATCCGCAGATATTTTTGTAGGCAGCAATGGTTGGCAGTTGTAGGCCGCCCTGTAAAGCAGCATCATACAGGCTTCTGAAACAGCCAAGATGTGTTCTATGCCTTTTGATATGCCCGCTCACGATAAGCAGAGCCTGATTGATTTCGTGCGCGGCCACGGGATTACCGAGGTTGAGTGCCTCATTCCCGATATGTCGGGCGTTGCCCGCGGCAAGGTTCTGCCGGCAGAAAAGTTCCTGACAGCCCTCGGTACCAACGGTTTGCGCCTGCCGGAAGCGGTCTTCGTCTCCATGGTCAACGGGGTATATCCGGAAGGGGAGTCGATCACCGATCGCACCTATATCGATGTTTACCTCCAGCCTGACCCCGCCACGATCCGCATCGTGCCCTGGTACAAGGAACCGACGGCACAGGTGATTTGTGACTGCTTCTATCGTGACGGCAAGCCGGTGGATATCTCCTCGCGCTATATCCTGCGCCGGATTGTTGAGCAGTACACCAAGCGGAAATGGCGCTGCGTTGTGGCGCCCGAACTGGAATTCTATCTGGTCGCCAAGAACAAGGACCCGGACTATCCGCTGGAGCCGCCTGTAGGCCGCTCGGGCCGACAGGAATTCGGCGCGCAGGCCTTCGGGATCGATGCGCTCAACGAATTCGATCCGATCTTCGAGGATGTTTACGACTACTGCGAGAAGCAGGGCATTGATGCTGATACCATGAACCATGAGGTCGGTGCGGCGCAGATCGAGATCAACTTCAATCACGGTGATCCGTTGTCGCTGGCCGATCAGGTGTTCATGTTCAAGCGCACGGTTCGTCAGGTCGCGATCAGCCACGACGTCTATGCCACCTTTATGGCCAAGCCGATGCAGGGTCAGCCGGGATCGGCAATGCATATGCACCAGTCGGTGGTCAGTACCGAAACCGGGGAGAATGTCTTCTCCACCGCTACGGGTAAGAGCAGTCGCCTGTTCCTCGCGCATATCGCGGGGTTGCAGAAATTCCTGCCCGCCGCCATGCCGATGTTTGCGCCCAACGTGAACTCCTATCGCCGCTTGCGGCCGGACAGCGATGCGCCGATCAATGTGCATTGGGGCCATGACAACCGGACAACCGGCTTCCGCGTACCGCTCTCCGGTCCGGCATCGCGCCGGGTCGAGAACCGGGTTGCCGGTGCTGACGCCAACCCGTATCTGGCCATCGCGGCATCGCTCGGCTGTGGTTATCTCGGCATGACCCAGAAGCTGCAACCGACCGATCCGGTAACCGGCTCCGCCTATCGTCTCGCCTTCTCGCTACCGCGTCACCAGTTCGATGCGCTCAATAAGCTGCGCCAGTCAAAGCCGCTGCGTGAGCTGTTCGGCGAACGCTTCGTCGATGCTTTGGAGCAGGTGAAATATGGTGAGTATGATGCCTATCAGCAGGTGATCAGCAGCTGGGAGCGGGAGTTCCTGTTGCTCAACGTCTGATCCGGTCGGACCGGGTGCGCTAGCCTACATGGCGCGGCGCAGGCGGGGTGGTTCATCACCGGTTTTGTCGTTGGCCGCGCCCTTGTCCTTGGATTTGCAGCGCGGGCCGCCATTCATCTTGCGCTTGCGCCATTCGGCAAGGCCTTCCTTGGTCGGCTTGCCGGATTTGGCGCCATCTTCAAGGATATCCCGGATTTCGCAGGTGCATTGCCCGCATTGGGGCTTCTGGCCATGGGTTTTGAATACCTGACCAACGGTGCGGGCACCTTCATCGTCAATAATCTCTTCTAGGCGCTTTTCGCCGATGCCCGTACAGTTGCATACATACATGCTTGGTGTTCCTGCTGATCAGATCAGCCAGTACCATGCACCATGCTTATGAAAGTAAGAATCATTATCATTTAGATGGGATTCTTGCGTCTGTTAGTTAGCCGGTTTCGAGCAATAAGCCCGCGGCAATTCCCAGCATCACCACACCGACGAGCACGTCCAGAACCCGCCATGCCGATGGTTTGGCAAAGAACGGGCGCAGCAGCCTTGCGCCATAACCGAGCGAGAAAAAGAACACAAAGGATGCGCTGACCGCGCCGAGGCCGAACCAGAGCGCCTCACTGTCATATTGGGTGGAGATCAAGCCGATCAGCACCAGCGTGTCGAGATAGACATGCGGGTTGAGCCAGGTCAGCGCCAGCGTGGTCACCAGCACGCGCCCGAGCCGCGCCGGAGCGTCCTCTGCCGGGTTCAGCGCTTCCCCCCGGTTGCGCCAGGCTGACCAGAAACTGCGCAGCCCATAGACAATCAGGAACGCCGCGCCGCCATAGCGGAAAACCGGCTCGATCCACGAATTGCCGGTAACCAGTGTCGAGAACCCCGCCACCCCGGCAGCAATCAGCACGGCATCCGACAGCGCGCAGGCAAAGACCACAGCCAGCACATGCTCCCGCCGCAGGCCCTGCCGCAGCACAAAGGCGTTCTGGGCACCAATGGCGAGGATCAGGCTGAAGCTGAGCAGAAAACCGGCGATGAGGGCGTTGGACATGATCTGATGCTGTTTGTGTCTGTCTGTAGTCGGGCCACCGGCTTTGACTAGCAGAGCGCCATGAATTAGAAAAATTATGATAAATAAGTATAATTTAGAAAAACTAATGATGCGCCATCACGCGGGGTGCAACCATGTATGACTATCAGGCAATCGCCGCCCTTGCCGCCGTGGTGCATACCGGCAGCTTCGACAAGGCGGCACAACAGCTTGGCGTCACCGCCTCTGCGATTTCCCAGCGGATCAAGCTGCTGGAGGAACGGATGGGGTCGGTGCTGGTGGTGCGGGCCCAGCCCTGCTACCCGACCCCGACCGGCAAGCGTCTGGTCCAGCATGCCGAACAGGTGGCGCTGCTCGAACAGGCGGTGGCACAGGATCTGGGACAGAATGCAGGCGCGGGGGAGGCGGTCACGATACGGATCGCGGTCAATGCCGACAGCCTTGCCACTTGGTTTGTCGAGGCGTTGGCCGGTGCCGATGACGGCCTGCTCTATGATCTGGTAGTCGACGATCAGGATCACAGCTCGGAACTGCTGGCGCGCGGTGAGGTGTCGGCGGCGATCAGTGGCAAGCCGGGCGCGGTACAGGGGTGCAACTGCGTGCCGCTTGGTGCGCTCCGCTATATGGCAACCGCCAGCCCCGCCTTCGTCAAACGCTGGTTTGCTGACGGGGTGACGGCAAAGGCACTGTCGGTTGCACCCTGCATGACCTTCAACATCAAGGACCGGCTACAGGCAAACTGGGCGGAACGGCTGACCGGGCAGCGCATGGTATTACCGACCCACTGGCTGCCCTCGACCCATGGCTTTGTTGATGCGGCCTTGGCCGGGCTTGGCTGGGGCATGAACCCCGAGCCGCTGGTCCGTGCGCATGTGGCGGCAGGGCGGCTTATCTCCCTGTCACCGTCTGAGCCCCATGACGTGCCGTTGTTCTGGCATGTCAGCCGTCTCGCCGCACCGGCATTGGAGCCTCTCAGCCGAAAGGTGCGGGCGGTCGCCGCCCGGCATCTGGTCTAGGCATCGCTCTGGAACCGGGTGGGCTTCTGACCTATGATCGCGCCCGGCCTATGTGCCCGGCCTTTGTCATCGTCATATTCCCGGTAAGGTTCCCATGTCCGCATCAACGATCCAGCCTTTCCCCGAGCGGGAGCGCGAGGCGCTGCTCGGCATCGATAATGTCGGCCCGGCCATGGTCGGGTTTGTCGAAATGCTGGGCATTCACGGCATGAGTGATCTGGCGCGCGCCGATGCCGCGATCCTGCGGATGCGGATCAATGCCCATCTCGGTGAGCCACGCCTCAACACCATGGGCGAAGACGCGCTGAAGGCTATGATCGCCACCGCCCGCACCTATCTGAACGATCAGGGCTGAGCCGTTACACGCCATTGATGTTTGCAGGTGCAAATTTTCTTGCAAATCCAACTGTGCTGACTTAAATTTCTGTTAAGACAGAAATTACAGATTGTAATGTAAGGGTTCGGCGATAGGCGTCGGACAGACACTCTGCCCCGGGTGGGGAGGGAGGCCGATATGAGACAGGCCCTTGATGTCAGAACAGAGCGGCACCAGCCGCCGGAAAACAGGCTTTATCCCGAACAGGACAGGCCCACGGCGTTGGGCGATCTGCGGTTCCGCACCCTGCTCGGTGCCGATGACTGGAACGGCCTGCCAG encodes:
- a CDS encoding ArgP/LysG family DNA-binding transcriptional regulator, which gives rise to MYDYQAIAALAAVVHTGSFDKAAQQLGVTASAISQRIKLLEERMGSVLVVRAQPCYPTPTGKRLVQHAEQVALLEQAVAQDLGQNAGAGEAVTIRIAVNADSLATWFVEALAGADDGLLYDLVVDDQDHSSELLARGEVSAAISGKPGAVQGCNCVPLGALRYMATASPAFVKRWFADGVTAKALSVAPCMTFNIKDRLQANWAERLTGQRMVLPTHWLPSTHGFVDAALAGLGWGMNPEPLVRAHVAAGRLISLSPSEPHDVPLFWHVSRLAAPALEPLSRKVRAVAARHLV
- a CDS encoding glutamine synthetase, encoding MPAHDKQSLIDFVRGHGITEVECLIPDMSGVARGKVLPAEKFLTALGTNGLRLPEAVFVSMVNGVYPEGESITDRTYIDVYLQPDPATIRIVPWYKEPTAQVICDCFYRDGKPVDISSRYILRRIVEQYTKRKWRCVVAPELEFYLVAKNKDPDYPLEPPVGRSGRQEFGAQAFGIDALNEFDPIFEDVYDYCEKQGIDADTMNHEVGAAQIEINFNHGDPLSLADQVFMFKRTVRQVAISHDVYATFMAKPMQGQPGSAMHMHQSVVSTETGENVFSTATGKSSRLFLAHIAGLQKFLPAAMPMFAPNVNSYRRLRPDSDAPINVHWGHDNRTTGFRVPLSGPASRRVENRVAGADANPYLAIAASLGCGYLGMTQKLQPTDPVTGSAYRLAFSLPRHQFDALNKLRQSKPLRELFGERFVDALEQVKYGEYDAYQQVISSWEREFLLLNV
- a CDS encoding amino acid transporter — protein: MSNALIAGFLLSFSLILAIGAQNAFVLRQGLRREHVLAVVFACALSDAVLIAAGVAGFSTLVTGNSWIEPVFRYGGAAFLIVYGLRSFWSAWRNRGEALNPAEDAPARLGRVLVTTLALTWLNPHVYLDTLVLIGLISTQYDSEALWFGLGAVSASFVFFFSLGYGARLLRPFFAKPSAWRVLDVLVGVVMLGIAAGLLLETG